One region of Drosophila teissieri strain GT53w chromosome 2L, Prin_Dtei_1.1, whole genome shotgun sequence genomic DNA includes:
- the LOC122613505 gene encoding DENN domain-containing protein 1A isoform X3 — protein MGSRIKNDVKKLFEFWCEVSPTPGLERGTSSRSGGPAAPAGVIVESFPEGFRDQEVLTGIPSFAFPCDITSTSVQTYSFVHTTGDSKWRFGFCRQDPRTNTAMVLITYLPWHDTFLKLLPVLGELKRTDPNGFRTFLSEAYNQGIPDSGGSLKVYYSAGQSHFTFERPLQFQLPSMPENHNLNLYYNFVEPKEMIAVFAAMLAERRIIFTSRHLDRLSSCIQAANAFLYPMVWQHIFIPVLPWEFKDYLGAPMPYLIGVPEPVLETVTSDELGEVVILNCDTKIFESPFDDVHNLPTEIVSQLKKHLNHTHDHIGDRISKIFLNALVQLIGGYRDAVEYHENSKTFNSQKFIESRPAHLRPFLAKMMDLQIFAQFIDDRLKMLNSGLGFSDEFELETVRYAEKKKRGRNYAIMKNLKDKTNPAVKSAVKSVKEGSRGMKTAYKGFKTKLRENGNQFGGTHFHFGLGSPNHSDRPDGTSGGYVRGGKAIGAAHHSAPSSPVTSKRLDGIASVTTSSESGGSVAREPREFLRRGPVPLAMSSSSSHIQPNGHAYGSSAGAHYGHHLAASPAVSSASSLCSSSEMNLSQELQNHPLFKTPAVDRSLKPNAEHRRGAAPPARPPPPQSTPASYYNHPYAAHPHVETKPPRHTSTPTRPRQPLPTADSSNFDSPPDVQSPPIPPRRHGSSNAIVAATAAAVSAEINKLERNCWKDEPTGNDSVRISNASSSSTTSSSSGASFVTAASTLSHLNVSDPPIPTPRAKREQHQPLEDSMNDLISLDDSNNTSFDLEDFDPLNQNARPLPPLSTAFGKKCNTLPAGVNSSVVTSSVSNPLYPYFAPKHMATVAAVTGRTPSMHAPPQIQRNTIAAKPDDDFELLRKYGLDQFSLNANGTEKPQQLTIGKGMNNWTTFD, from the exons ATGGGATCACGTATCAA AAATGACGTGAAGAAGCTCTTCGAGTTCTGGTGCGAGGTCTCGCCGACGCCGGGATTAGAGAGGGGCACTAGTTCCAGGAGCGGTGGGCCAGCTGCTCCCGCCGGCGTGATTGTAGAGAGCTTTCCCGAGGGATTCCGCGACCAGGAGGTGCTCACCGGCATCCCATCGTTTGCATTCCCCTGCGACATAACAAG CACCTCGGTGCAGACATATTCCTTTGTGCACACTACTGGCGATTCGAAATGGCGCTTTGGCTTCTGTCGACAGGATCCGCGGACGAATACGGCCATGGTGCTGATAACCTACCTGCCGTGGCACGACACCTTCCTGAAGCTGTTACCCGTTCTCGGCGAGCTAAAGCGAACGGATCCCAATGGGTTTCGCACCTTCCTTTCCGAGGCCTATAACCAGGGGATCCCGGATAGTGGCGGCAGCCTTAAAGTTTATTACAGCGCAGGGCAGAGT CACTTCACCTTTGAACGCCCACTGCAGTTCCAGTTGCCCAGCATGCCAGAAAAT CACAACTTGAATTTGTACTACAACTTCGTTGAGCCCAAGGAGATGATTGCCGTGTTTGCCGCCATGCTGGCCGAGCGTCGAATCATCTTCACCTCGAGACACCTGGACAGGCTATCCTCGTGCATTCAGGCGGCCAATGCATTTCTATATCCCATGGTCTGGCAGCACATCTTTATACCGGTGTTGCCGTGGGAGTTCAAAGACTACCTGGGTGCGCCCATGCCATATCTGATTGGCGTGCCAGAACCAGTGCTCGAAACC gtCACCAGCGATGAGCTGGGTGAAGTTGTGATTCTAAACTGTGatacgaaaatatttgaaagccCATTCGACGATGTGCACAATCTGCCGACGGAGATCGTCTCACAGCTGAAGAAGCATCTGAATCACACGCACGACCACATTGGCGACCGCATCTCGAAGATCTTCCTAAACGCACTGGTGCAGCTCATCGGTGGCTATCGGGACGCGGTCGAGTACCACGAGAACAGCAAGACCTTTAATTCCCAAAAATTCATTGAATCTCGGCCGGCGCATCTGCGCCCCTTTCTTGCCAAAATGATGGATCTGCAAATCTTTGCGCAGTTCATTGACGATCGCCTAAAGATGCTCAACAGCGGACTTGGCTTCTCGGACGAGTTCGAGTTGGAGACGGTGCGCTATGCGGAAAAGAAGAAGCGCGGGCGAAACTATGCCATCATGAAGAACTTAAAGGACAAG ACTAATCCGGCTGTAAAGTCTGCCGTCAAATCG GTAAAGGAGGGCTCGCGGGGCATGAAGACCGCCTACAAGGGATTCAAGACAAAGCTGCGCGAGAACGGAAACCAGTTTGGTGGTACGCACTTCCACTTTGGACTTGGATCTCCAAATCATTCGGATCGTCCAGACGGCACCAGCGGAGGATACGTTCGTGGTGGCAAGGCCATTGGGGCTGCCCACCACTCGGCGCCCAGTTCTCCAGTGACCAGCAAGCGTCTTGATGGAATTGCCTCGGTTACGACAAGCAGCGAGAGCGGTGGATCCGTCGCCAGGGAGCCGCGAGAGTTCTTGCGACGCGGTCCTGTCCCGCTGGCCATGTCTAGCTCGAGCAGCCACATTCAGCCGAACGGCCATGCGTACGGTTCGAGTGCTGGGGCTCATTATGGTCATCACCTCGCTGCGTCTCCTGCTGTTAGCTCGGCGAGTTCGTTGTGCTCATCTTCGGAGATGAACCTTTCGCAGGAACTCCAGAACCATCCGCTTTTCAAGACACCGGCAGTGGACCGCAGT CTTAAGCCGAATGCAGAGCACAGGCGAGGAGCAGCACCGCCAGCCCGTCCACCGCCCCCTCAGTCTACGCCCGCCTCCTACTACAATCATCCGTATGCCGCGCATCCGCACGTGGAGACGAAGCCGCCAAGGCACACTTCCACACCCACCAGACCGCGTCAGCCCCTGCCCACCGCCGATTCCAGCAACTTTGATAGCCCGCCGGACGTGCAATCTCCCCCGATTCCGCCCCGGAGGCATGGCAGCTCGAATGCGATTGTAGCGGCCACAGCTGCAGCCGTCAGTGCGGAGATTAACAAACTGGAACGTAACTGCTGGAAGGACGAGCCTACCGGAAATGACTCAGTACGCATTTCAAACGCATCCTCATCATCGACAACCTCGTCCTCCTCGGGCGCATCGTTTGTGACGGCGGCGTCGACGTTGTCGCATCTTAATGTGTCCGATCCGCCCATTCCGACACCGCGGGCCAAGAGAGAG cagcaccagccaCTGGAGGACAGCATGAATGATCTGATATCGCTGGACGatagcaacaacaccagcTTCGACCTGGAGGACTTCGATCCGCTGAATCAGAATGCTCGTCCGCTGCCGCCGCTCAGCACGGCGTTTGGCAAGAAGTGCAACACACTGCCTGCTGGCGTCAACAGCAGTGTGGTGACCAGCAGTGTCAGCAATCCACTGTACCCGTATTTTGCGCCCAAGCACATGGCCACGGTGGCTGCTGTGACGGGACGGACGCCATCGATGCATGCACCGCCGCAGATCCAGCGCAACACCATTGCCGCCAAACCTGACGACGACTTCGAGCTGCTCCGCAAGTACGGTCTGGACCAGTTCTCACTGAACGCCAACGGAACGGAGAAGCCGCAGCAGCTCACAATCGGAAAGGGCATGAACAACTGGACAACATTCGATTAA
- the LOC122613505 gene encoding DENN domain-containing protein 1A isoform X2, with the protein MGSRIKNDVKKLFEFWCEVSPTPGLERGTSSRSGGPAAPAGVIVESFPEGFRDQEVLTGIPSFAFPCDITSTYLYIHSTSVQTYSFVHTTGDSKWRFGFCRQDPRTNTAMVLITYLPWHDTFLKLLPVLGELKRTDPNGFRTFLSEAYNQGIPDSGGSLKVYYSAGQSHFTFERPLQFQLPSMPENHNLNLYYNFVEPKEMIAVFAAMLAERRIIFTSRHLDRLSSCIQAANAFLYPMVWQHIFIPVLPWEFKDYLGAPMPYLIGVPEPVLETVTSDELGEVVILNCDTKIFESPFDDVHNLPTEIVSQLKKHLNHTHDHIGDRISKIFLNALVQLIGGYRDAVEYHENSKTFNSQKFIESRPAHLRPFLAKMMDLQIFAQFIDDRLKMLNSGLGFSDEFELETVRYAEKKKRGRNYAIMKNLKDKTNPAVKSAVKSVKEGSRGMKTAYKGFKTKLRENGNQFGGTHFHFGLGSPNHSDRPDGTSGGYVRGGKAIGAAHHSAPSSPVTSKRLDGIASVTTSSESGGSVAREPREFLRRGPVPLAMSSSSSHIQPNGHAYGSSAGAHYGHHLAASPAVSSASSLCSSSEMNLSQELQNHPLFKTPAVDRSLKPNAEHRRGAAPPARPPPPQSTPASYYNHPYAAHPHVETKPPRHTSTPTRPRQPLPTADSSNFDSPPDVQSPPIPPRRHGSSNAIVAATAAAVSAEINKLERNCWKDEPTGNDSVRISNASSSSTTSSSSGASFVTAASTLSHLNVSDPPIPTPRAKREHQPLEDSMNDLISLDDSNNTSFDLEDFDPLNQNARPLPPLSTAFGKKCNTLPAGVNSSVVTSSVSNPLYPYFAPKHMATVAAVTGRTPSMHAPPQIQRNTIAAKPDDDFELLRKYGLDQFSLNANGTEKPQQLTIGKGMNNWTTFD; encoded by the exons ATGGGATCACGTATCAA AAATGACGTGAAGAAGCTCTTCGAGTTCTGGTGCGAGGTCTCGCCGACGCCGGGATTAGAGAGGGGCACTAGTTCCAGGAGCGGTGGGCCAGCTGCTCCCGCCGGCGTGATTGTAGAGAGCTTTCCCGAGGGATTCCGCGACCAGGAGGTGCTCACCGGCATCCCATCGTTTGCATTCCCCTGCGACATAACAAG TACTTACCTATATATCCACAGCACCTCGGTGCAGACATATTCCTTTGTGCACACTACTGGCGATTCGAAATGGCGCTTTGGCTTCTGTCGACAGGATCCGCGGACGAATACGGCCATGGTGCTGATAACCTACCTGCCGTGGCACGACACCTTCCTGAAGCTGTTACCCGTTCTCGGCGAGCTAAAGCGAACGGATCCCAATGGGTTTCGCACCTTCCTTTCCGAGGCCTATAACCAGGGGATCCCGGATAGTGGCGGCAGCCTTAAAGTTTATTACAGCGCAGGGCAGAGT CACTTCACCTTTGAACGCCCACTGCAGTTCCAGTTGCCCAGCATGCCAGAAAAT CACAACTTGAATTTGTACTACAACTTCGTTGAGCCCAAGGAGATGATTGCCGTGTTTGCCGCCATGCTGGCCGAGCGTCGAATCATCTTCACCTCGAGACACCTGGACAGGCTATCCTCGTGCATTCAGGCGGCCAATGCATTTCTATATCCCATGGTCTGGCAGCACATCTTTATACCGGTGTTGCCGTGGGAGTTCAAAGACTACCTGGGTGCGCCCATGCCATATCTGATTGGCGTGCCAGAACCAGTGCTCGAAACC gtCACCAGCGATGAGCTGGGTGAAGTTGTGATTCTAAACTGTGatacgaaaatatttgaaagccCATTCGACGATGTGCACAATCTGCCGACGGAGATCGTCTCACAGCTGAAGAAGCATCTGAATCACACGCACGACCACATTGGCGACCGCATCTCGAAGATCTTCCTAAACGCACTGGTGCAGCTCATCGGTGGCTATCGGGACGCGGTCGAGTACCACGAGAACAGCAAGACCTTTAATTCCCAAAAATTCATTGAATCTCGGCCGGCGCATCTGCGCCCCTTTCTTGCCAAAATGATGGATCTGCAAATCTTTGCGCAGTTCATTGACGATCGCCTAAAGATGCTCAACAGCGGACTTGGCTTCTCGGACGAGTTCGAGTTGGAGACGGTGCGCTATGCGGAAAAGAAGAAGCGCGGGCGAAACTATGCCATCATGAAGAACTTAAAGGACAAG ACTAATCCGGCTGTAAAGTCTGCCGTCAAATCG GTAAAGGAGGGCTCGCGGGGCATGAAGACCGCCTACAAGGGATTCAAGACAAAGCTGCGCGAGAACGGAAACCAGTTTGGTGGTACGCACTTCCACTTTGGACTTGGATCTCCAAATCATTCGGATCGTCCAGACGGCACCAGCGGAGGATACGTTCGTGGTGGCAAGGCCATTGGGGCTGCCCACCACTCGGCGCCCAGTTCTCCAGTGACCAGCAAGCGTCTTGATGGAATTGCCTCGGTTACGACAAGCAGCGAGAGCGGTGGATCCGTCGCCAGGGAGCCGCGAGAGTTCTTGCGACGCGGTCCTGTCCCGCTGGCCATGTCTAGCTCGAGCAGCCACATTCAGCCGAACGGCCATGCGTACGGTTCGAGTGCTGGGGCTCATTATGGTCATCACCTCGCTGCGTCTCCTGCTGTTAGCTCGGCGAGTTCGTTGTGCTCATCTTCGGAGATGAACCTTTCGCAGGAACTCCAGAACCATCCGCTTTTCAAGACACCGGCAGTGGACCGCAGT CTTAAGCCGAATGCAGAGCACAGGCGAGGAGCAGCACCGCCAGCCCGTCCACCGCCCCCTCAGTCTACGCCCGCCTCCTACTACAATCATCCGTATGCCGCGCATCCGCACGTGGAGACGAAGCCGCCAAGGCACACTTCCACACCCACCAGACCGCGTCAGCCCCTGCCCACCGCCGATTCCAGCAACTTTGATAGCCCGCCGGACGTGCAATCTCCCCCGATTCCGCCCCGGAGGCATGGCAGCTCGAATGCGATTGTAGCGGCCACAGCTGCAGCCGTCAGTGCGGAGATTAACAAACTGGAACGTAACTGCTGGAAGGACGAGCCTACCGGAAATGACTCAGTACGCATTTCAAACGCATCCTCATCATCGACAACCTCGTCCTCCTCGGGCGCATCGTTTGTGACGGCGGCGTCGACGTTGTCGCATCTTAATGTGTCCGATCCGCCCATTCCGACACCGCGGGCCAAGAGAGAG caccagccaCTGGAGGACAGCATGAATGATCTGATATCGCTGGACGatagcaacaacaccagcTTCGACCTGGAGGACTTCGATCCGCTGAATCAGAATGCTCGTCCGCTGCCGCCGCTCAGCACGGCGTTTGGCAAGAAGTGCAACACACTGCCTGCTGGCGTCAACAGCAGTGTGGTGACCAGCAGTGTCAGCAATCCACTGTACCCGTATTTTGCGCCCAAGCACATGGCCACGGTGGCTGCTGTGACGGGACGGACGCCATCGATGCATGCACCGCCGCAGATCCAGCGCAACACCATTGCCGCCAAACCTGACGACGACTTCGAGCTGCTCCGCAAGTACGGTCTGGACCAGTTCTCACTGAACGCCAACGGAACGGAGAAGCCGCAGCAGCTCACAATCGGAAAGGGCATGAACAACTGGACAACATTCGATTAA
- the LOC122613505 gene encoding DENN domain-containing protein 1A isoform X9, with protein sequence MGSRIKNDVKKLFEFWCEVSPTPGLERGTSSRSGGPAAPAGVIVESFPEGFRDQEVLTGIPSFAFPCDITSTSVQTYSFVHTTGDSKWRFGFCRQDPRTNTAMVLITYLPWHDTFLKLLPVLGELKRTDPNGFRTFLSEAYNQGIPDSGGSLKVYYSAGQSHFTFERPLQFQLPSMPENHNLNLYYNFVEPKEMIAVFAAMLAERRIIFTSRHLDRLSSCIQAANAFLYPMVWQHIFIPVLPWEFKDYLGAPMPYLIGVPEPVLETVTSDELGEVVILNCDTKIFESPFDDVHNLPTEIVSQLKKHLNHTHDHIGDRISKIFLNALVQLIGGYRDAVEYHENSKTFNSQKFIESRPAHLRPFLAKMMDLQIFAQFIDDRLKMLNSGLGFSDEFELETVRYAEKKKRGRNYAIMKNLKDKTNPAVKSAVKSVKEGSRGMKTAYKGFKTKLRENGNQFGGTHFHFGLGSPNHSDRPDGTSGGYVRGGKAIGAAHHSAPSSPVTSKRLDGIASVTTSSESGGSVAREPREFLRRGPVPLAMSSSSSHIQPNGHAYGSSAGAHYGHHLAASPAVSSASSLCSSSEMNLSQELQNHPLFKTPAVDRSQHQPLEDSMNDLISLDDSNNTSFDLEDFDPLNQNARPLPPLSTAFGKKCNTLPAGVNSSVVTSSVSNPLYPYFAPKHMATVAAVTGRTPSMHAPPQIQRNTIAAKPDDDFELLRKYGLDQFSLNANGTEKPQQLTIGKGMNNWTTFD encoded by the exons ATGGGATCACGTATCAA AAATGACGTGAAGAAGCTCTTCGAGTTCTGGTGCGAGGTCTCGCCGACGCCGGGATTAGAGAGGGGCACTAGTTCCAGGAGCGGTGGGCCAGCTGCTCCCGCCGGCGTGATTGTAGAGAGCTTTCCCGAGGGATTCCGCGACCAGGAGGTGCTCACCGGCATCCCATCGTTTGCATTCCCCTGCGACATAACAAG CACCTCGGTGCAGACATATTCCTTTGTGCACACTACTGGCGATTCGAAATGGCGCTTTGGCTTCTGTCGACAGGATCCGCGGACGAATACGGCCATGGTGCTGATAACCTACCTGCCGTGGCACGACACCTTCCTGAAGCTGTTACCCGTTCTCGGCGAGCTAAAGCGAACGGATCCCAATGGGTTTCGCACCTTCCTTTCCGAGGCCTATAACCAGGGGATCCCGGATAGTGGCGGCAGCCTTAAAGTTTATTACAGCGCAGGGCAGAGT CACTTCACCTTTGAACGCCCACTGCAGTTCCAGTTGCCCAGCATGCCAGAAAAT CACAACTTGAATTTGTACTACAACTTCGTTGAGCCCAAGGAGATGATTGCCGTGTTTGCCGCCATGCTGGCCGAGCGTCGAATCATCTTCACCTCGAGACACCTGGACAGGCTATCCTCGTGCATTCAGGCGGCCAATGCATTTCTATATCCCATGGTCTGGCAGCACATCTTTATACCGGTGTTGCCGTGGGAGTTCAAAGACTACCTGGGTGCGCCCATGCCATATCTGATTGGCGTGCCAGAACCAGTGCTCGAAACC gtCACCAGCGATGAGCTGGGTGAAGTTGTGATTCTAAACTGTGatacgaaaatatttgaaagccCATTCGACGATGTGCACAATCTGCCGACGGAGATCGTCTCACAGCTGAAGAAGCATCTGAATCACACGCACGACCACATTGGCGACCGCATCTCGAAGATCTTCCTAAACGCACTGGTGCAGCTCATCGGTGGCTATCGGGACGCGGTCGAGTACCACGAGAACAGCAAGACCTTTAATTCCCAAAAATTCATTGAATCTCGGCCGGCGCATCTGCGCCCCTTTCTTGCCAAAATGATGGATCTGCAAATCTTTGCGCAGTTCATTGACGATCGCCTAAAGATGCTCAACAGCGGACTTGGCTTCTCGGACGAGTTCGAGTTGGAGACGGTGCGCTATGCGGAAAAGAAGAAGCGCGGGCGAAACTATGCCATCATGAAGAACTTAAAGGACAAG ACTAATCCGGCTGTAAAGTCTGCCGTCAAATCG GTAAAGGAGGGCTCGCGGGGCATGAAGACCGCCTACAAGGGATTCAAGACAAAGCTGCGCGAGAACGGAAACCAGTTTGGTGGTACGCACTTCCACTTTGGACTTGGATCTCCAAATCATTCGGATCGTCCAGACGGCACCAGCGGAGGATACGTTCGTGGTGGCAAGGCCATTGGGGCTGCCCACCACTCGGCGCCCAGTTCTCCAGTGACCAGCAAGCGTCTTGATGGAATTGCCTCGGTTACGACAAGCAGCGAGAGCGGTGGATCCGTCGCCAGGGAGCCGCGAGAGTTCTTGCGACGCGGTCCTGTCCCGCTGGCCATGTCTAGCTCGAGCAGCCACATTCAGCCGAACGGCCATGCGTACGGTTCGAGTGCTGGGGCTCATTATGGTCATCACCTCGCTGCGTCTCCTGCTGTTAGCTCGGCGAGTTCGTTGTGCTCATCTTCGGAGATGAACCTTTCGCAGGAACTCCAGAACCATCCGCTTTTCAAGACACCGGCAGTGGACCGCAGT cagcaccagccaCTGGAGGACAGCATGAATGATCTGATATCGCTGGACGatagcaacaacaccagcTTCGACCTGGAGGACTTCGATCCGCTGAATCAGAATGCTCGTCCGCTGCCGCCGCTCAGCACGGCGTTTGGCAAGAAGTGCAACACACTGCCTGCTGGCGTCAACAGCAGTGTGGTGACCAGCAGTGTCAGCAATCCACTGTACCCGTATTTTGCGCCCAAGCACATGGCCACGGTGGCTGCTGTGACGGGACGGACGCCATCGATGCATGCACCGCCGCAGATCCAGCGCAACACCATTGCCGCCAAACCTGACGACGACTTCGAGCTGCTCCGCAAGTACGGTCTGGACCAGTTCTCACTGAACGCCAACGGAACGGAGAAGCCGCAGCAGCTCACAATCGGAAAGGGCATGAACAACTGGACAACATTCGATTAA
- the LOC122613505 gene encoding DENN domain-containing protein 1A isoform X1 yields MGSRIKNDVKKLFEFWCEVSPTPGLERGTSSRSGGPAAPAGVIVESFPEGFRDQEVLTGIPSFAFPCDITSTYLYIHSTSVQTYSFVHTTGDSKWRFGFCRQDPRTNTAMVLITYLPWHDTFLKLLPVLGELKRTDPNGFRTFLSEAYNQGIPDSGGSLKVYYSAGQSHFTFERPLQFQLPSMPENHNLNLYYNFVEPKEMIAVFAAMLAERRIIFTSRHLDRLSSCIQAANAFLYPMVWQHIFIPVLPWEFKDYLGAPMPYLIGVPEPVLETVTSDELGEVVILNCDTKIFESPFDDVHNLPTEIVSQLKKHLNHTHDHIGDRISKIFLNALVQLIGGYRDAVEYHENSKTFNSQKFIESRPAHLRPFLAKMMDLQIFAQFIDDRLKMLNSGLGFSDEFELETVRYAEKKKRGRNYAIMKNLKDKTNPAVKSAVKSVKEGSRGMKTAYKGFKTKLRENGNQFGGTHFHFGLGSPNHSDRPDGTSGGYVRGGKAIGAAHHSAPSSPVTSKRLDGIASVTTSSESGGSVAREPREFLRRGPVPLAMSSSSSHIQPNGHAYGSSAGAHYGHHLAASPAVSSASSLCSSSEMNLSQELQNHPLFKTPAVDRSLKPNAEHRRGAAPPARPPPPQSTPASYYNHPYAAHPHVETKPPRHTSTPTRPRQPLPTADSSNFDSPPDVQSPPIPPRRHGSSNAIVAATAAAVSAEINKLERNCWKDEPTGNDSVRISNASSSSTTSSSSGASFVTAASTLSHLNVSDPPIPTPRAKREQHQPLEDSMNDLISLDDSNNTSFDLEDFDPLNQNARPLPPLSTAFGKKCNTLPAGVNSSVVTSSVSNPLYPYFAPKHMATVAAVTGRTPSMHAPPQIQRNTIAAKPDDDFELLRKYGLDQFSLNANGTEKPQQLTIGKGMNNWTTFD; encoded by the exons ATGGGATCACGTATCAA AAATGACGTGAAGAAGCTCTTCGAGTTCTGGTGCGAGGTCTCGCCGACGCCGGGATTAGAGAGGGGCACTAGTTCCAGGAGCGGTGGGCCAGCTGCTCCCGCCGGCGTGATTGTAGAGAGCTTTCCCGAGGGATTCCGCGACCAGGAGGTGCTCACCGGCATCCCATCGTTTGCATTCCCCTGCGACATAACAAG TACTTACCTATATATCCACAGCACCTCGGTGCAGACATATTCCTTTGTGCACACTACTGGCGATTCGAAATGGCGCTTTGGCTTCTGTCGACAGGATCCGCGGACGAATACGGCCATGGTGCTGATAACCTACCTGCCGTGGCACGACACCTTCCTGAAGCTGTTACCCGTTCTCGGCGAGCTAAAGCGAACGGATCCCAATGGGTTTCGCACCTTCCTTTCCGAGGCCTATAACCAGGGGATCCCGGATAGTGGCGGCAGCCTTAAAGTTTATTACAGCGCAGGGCAGAGT CACTTCACCTTTGAACGCCCACTGCAGTTCCAGTTGCCCAGCATGCCAGAAAAT CACAACTTGAATTTGTACTACAACTTCGTTGAGCCCAAGGAGATGATTGCCGTGTTTGCCGCCATGCTGGCCGAGCGTCGAATCATCTTCACCTCGAGACACCTGGACAGGCTATCCTCGTGCATTCAGGCGGCCAATGCATTTCTATATCCCATGGTCTGGCAGCACATCTTTATACCGGTGTTGCCGTGGGAGTTCAAAGACTACCTGGGTGCGCCCATGCCATATCTGATTGGCGTGCCAGAACCAGTGCTCGAAACC gtCACCAGCGATGAGCTGGGTGAAGTTGTGATTCTAAACTGTGatacgaaaatatttgaaagccCATTCGACGATGTGCACAATCTGCCGACGGAGATCGTCTCACAGCTGAAGAAGCATCTGAATCACACGCACGACCACATTGGCGACCGCATCTCGAAGATCTTCCTAAACGCACTGGTGCAGCTCATCGGTGGCTATCGGGACGCGGTCGAGTACCACGAGAACAGCAAGACCTTTAATTCCCAAAAATTCATTGAATCTCGGCCGGCGCATCTGCGCCCCTTTCTTGCCAAAATGATGGATCTGCAAATCTTTGCGCAGTTCATTGACGATCGCCTAAAGATGCTCAACAGCGGACTTGGCTTCTCGGACGAGTTCGAGTTGGAGACGGTGCGCTATGCGGAAAAGAAGAAGCGCGGGCGAAACTATGCCATCATGAAGAACTTAAAGGACAAG ACTAATCCGGCTGTAAAGTCTGCCGTCAAATCG GTAAAGGAGGGCTCGCGGGGCATGAAGACCGCCTACAAGGGATTCAAGACAAAGCTGCGCGAGAACGGAAACCAGTTTGGTGGTACGCACTTCCACTTTGGACTTGGATCTCCAAATCATTCGGATCGTCCAGACGGCACCAGCGGAGGATACGTTCGTGGTGGCAAGGCCATTGGGGCTGCCCACCACTCGGCGCCCAGTTCTCCAGTGACCAGCAAGCGTCTTGATGGAATTGCCTCGGTTACGACAAGCAGCGAGAGCGGTGGATCCGTCGCCAGGGAGCCGCGAGAGTTCTTGCGACGCGGTCCTGTCCCGCTGGCCATGTCTAGCTCGAGCAGCCACATTCAGCCGAACGGCCATGCGTACGGTTCGAGTGCTGGGGCTCATTATGGTCATCACCTCGCTGCGTCTCCTGCTGTTAGCTCGGCGAGTTCGTTGTGCTCATCTTCGGAGATGAACCTTTCGCAGGAACTCCAGAACCATCCGCTTTTCAAGACACCGGCAGTGGACCGCAGT CTTAAGCCGAATGCAGAGCACAGGCGAGGAGCAGCACCGCCAGCCCGTCCACCGCCCCCTCAGTCTACGCCCGCCTCCTACTACAATCATCCGTATGCCGCGCATCCGCACGTGGAGACGAAGCCGCCAAGGCACACTTCCACACCCACCAGACCGCGTCAGCCCCTGCCCACCGCCGATTCCAGCAACTTTGATAGCCCGCCGGACGTGCAATCTCCCCCGATTCCGCCCCGGAGGCATGGCAGCTCGAATGCGATTGTAGCGGCCACAGCTGCAGCCGTCAGTGCGGAGATTAACAAACTGGAACGTAACTGCTGGAAGGACGAGCCTACCGGAAATGACTCAGTACGCATTTCAAACGCATCCTCATCATCGACAACCTCGTCCTCCTCGGGCGCATCGTTTGTGACGGCGGCGTCGACGTTGTCGCATCTTAATGTGTCCGATCCGCCCATTCCGACACCGCGGGCCAAGAGAGAG cagcaccagccaCTGGAGGACAGCATGAATGATCTGATATCGCTGGACGatagcaacaacaccagcTTCGACCTGGAGGACTTCGATCCGCTGAATCAGAATGCTCGTCCGCTGCCGCCGCTCAGCACGGCGTTTGGCAAGAAGTGCAACACACTGCCTGCTGGCGTCAACAGCAGTGTGGTGACCAGCAGTGTCAGCAATCCACTGTACCCGTATTTTGCGCCCAAGCACATGGCCACGGTGGCTGCTGTGACGGGACGGACGCCATCGATGCATGCACCGCCGCAGATCCAGCGCAACACCATTGCCGCCAAACCTGACGACGACTTCGAGCTGCTCCGCAAGTACGGTCTGGACCAGTTCTCACTGAACGCCAACGGAACGGAGAAGCCGCAGCAGCTCACAATCGGAAAGGGCATGAACAACTGGACAACATTCGATTAA